The Amblyomma americanum isolate KBUSLIRL-KWMA chromosome 2, ASM5285725v1, whole genome shotgun sequence genome contains the following window.
ttatcggggccaggagtcgctggggataagcgcagaacaatttgcgacagctcaggcataaagacctcagtgaaatcacttgaggtgcatgtaaatatagtaggagaaggtaaagcagatgtaaagcgaagctctaggccacacgcaatattctctaaggcctttgcgatgtcagcaggggactgaacaagggattcaatgttggcagccggaggaatcaccttgttgcgcctcatgaaattaaacaaagctcgtttatttcctgattgggaaaggaaatcataacgatttgtattatactcctcctttgcacgggcgacagtgcgcttaaatgttgctgcaacatacttataatccagccaattttttgggcattgattgatgagaaatttcttccaagctgctttcggtcgtctatatgcacgcgtgcactcagcattcgaccaattgttcgcgattgcaccctttgttctcttaagcaaaaattcagacttttgccttgcatggtccattactgagcatagatgtgcagccttgctttcggcacttctctgagcgcgaatGTCTGAattgatttggagggctgattttagcgtgtctttaaagcaattgtaatttattaacttgcgctgatgtcgctcaggaagagttaatttacacgcaaacttgaaactaatcggtagatgatcactgtttgttgcacagtcaacaggctcccaagacataacagagactcctcgggaggaaaaagttaaatccaaggcagagcggcattgactgcgaacaaacgtaggcaatccggaattgttgcagatcaagttgttgccagaagcccaataaaatagtctagaaccaaagctgtttgttttaaacccccaagtcacatggtgcgaattgaagtcgccaagtaatagaacctgagatcggctactatacatgagtgagtcaaggggccgagtgtcacgcacaccagacgggaaatatgcattagcttcCATAAAGGGCTGTTGatctgggacactgaggtcaaccgcaaggatttcacattcattgtccgcatattgaaaagaaatgcatgccctgtagcaaaactttgtagatatgagcactaacaaccctccccctcgtgatgaccggtcaagccggaacggatggtaatccttgagatgacaattgaaatttgaagttagccatgttttctgtaatgcaactaaatctggtagaagctgattgcataggcaatttaaatctgttgaagcggagaatatagatcgacaattccactggagtacacatAAGAaacctatcttggcggaagtgccgcagccgcgactgccttttctagaatcctggtcttagcgttttgacttgcgttactttctttgtctttgactgggggcaagatggacctgcaatagtcagaggagacccacttcgtttctgggcgcggagatcagactccatatccatacaatccatagaggatgcgtccttaacgctatgcgaaggagaggcctgtgaggtcttttgttgctcacattgtttttggccctgtggagcggaatcgattactacagaaggaggggtagcttccgaagccaaagaagacaagagcggagcggtggacgcctgcagaagattgatcatctgagcagctatggcctgcgaaatgcacgtggacacggtttccataatgcgatccattgcatttgcccagctttctcaactgccgctgtaatagcctgggaccaactataatccattatgggtggacatttggcggccacactagagtaggctgaggctctctccttgactgcggcaaaagcctctctccgcgtgcatctgcgcgtgtctataagctcgagcacctgaacttcttgtgctcgtgcaggacagtcaggtgaatcagcagggtgagcaccgctacacaaacaacatttctcttgctgttcaggacattcctctctgcaatgacgttccccacaggcacagcagcgtaaggccgatttgcaggctttgccgctgtggccaaatcaccagcagttttgacactgaaggggccgagagttaaaggcatctactcgaaaaaccaatggccacaccctaatctctgacgggcaaaatattcctgcaaatgtggcaatgacggactccgtaggaattttttctccgtcaaccatcctgctgcatcgatggacagcaatcactcccgcaggcgagaggttctcaagcgtttccgcagggctcaatcgagagtcgacccctcggaccaagcccttggaacatgctagatgaggcggaatgaatgcgctcaccgggtggttggcgaatgacgtacacttcagcaggtcttcaatacaggctttatccggtgacctgcacaaaataccacccctgccgaactgccggacgtcggtaatgtgcatgaaatgctgcgatgtggacctaagagccgccggcacggcctccgggttgttcagtcggatagcgcctccatcggaaggcactaatgcgactggaatgcttgaaacaccgctgcagAAAAAGaggtcaattgggagctggtctttaggaagagatgccgaccaaggggaaaacgcCTGGccagaagaagtagacattaagctctcgtcccgcaccaaatcaccccagaacaggagcaaacaggcacagacaaaaaggagataTTTAGGAAGCTAGAGCAACAccaccaggtacttagccactgccccgcagcctgggtagctgagccacgtcaacagaacagcggtTCACTACACACTCTGGAACTTCGTCTGCCTCTTCTGAAGGTGGTGTACGCTTTTGTATCCCTTACCGACTGTCCGCCCCCACGGCTATGCACTGCAAAGCCTCTGATAGCTACCGGAGCGACAGTTTTTAGTAGACAGGACAAAAAGGAGCGCTCGAGAACAGTGTGCCATGATTCAATTGGCACTTTGTGCGATTCAAACTGCATATCTCTGgagaagcatcatcatcatcatcagcctggctacgcccactgcagggcacataCCACTCCCACGTCTCTCCAGTTAATCCTCTCCTTTGCctgctgcgtccaccctatgcctgcaaacttcctagtcTCATACGcacacataactttctgccgttccttgctacgcttgctttctcttggaatcccctgcgtcacccttaaggaccagcggttatcttgccttcgcattacatgccctgcccaggcccatttctttgtttttattttgactaggatgtcattaatccgcgtttgttccctcacccactctgcctgcttaaaatctcttaactttacacctatcattttttttccatggctggctccgttgtccttaacttaagctaaaaccttttcgttagcctccacgtttatgtcccgtaggtgagaaccggtaagatacagctgctgtacacctttctgttgagggatattggtaaactcccattcatgatctgagagaacctgccataggcgctccaccccattcttattaatctagttatttccctctcaagattgggatcagctgtcactacatgccctaagctgacgtattcctttaccacttccagcgcctttcttccaattgtgaactgctgttccattgctagactgttgaacattactgtggttttctgcatgtcaattttgATACCCCTCTTTCTGCTCTTCCTGTCTAGCCCATTGATCATGGTCTACTGTTCTCCCCTTAGAGACTCAGCAAGGCAAAGTTATCAGTAAATCGCAGATTatgaaccaccgcggtggctaattggttatggtgctgggctactcacccgaaagacgcgggttcgatcccggccacggcggtcgaatttcgatggaggcgaaattctagaggtccgtgtgttgtgcgatgtcagtgcacgtgaaagaacaccAGGTAgcccaaatttccggagcccttcactacggcgtccctcatagactgagtcgctttggggcgttaaaacgaattcaaccaaaccaaaccaagcagattatttaggtattcctcAATAACTCTTATTCAAAGCAGTtatcaattcaggcctcggaatacctcctgtgaacAGGCGCTGAAGAGAATTGGCGAGATTGTTTCTTGTCTTGGCGTCTTGGTATCTAGGCGTCTGTAACGTGTCTGCATGTTAATTTATAGACCCACCTTTCTGCTctccctgtctaactcatttaccATGGTCTACAGTTCTCCTCCTGAAAGACTCAGCAAGGAAATGTTATCagcgaatctcagattatttaggtattcttcattgaCTCTTATCCCAAAATGTCACCAATTCAGGCCTCGTAATACCGCCtgtgaacaggcggtgaatagcattggctagATCGTGTCTTAGCTTGGCGtcttggcgtctgcaacgttaAGGGCGTTCCGCACTGGATTGGCAGCGcgttcaccctgccaccctggcagttaaattaatgattgatcgccaGAGGTTGGTCCATCGCGAATGCTCGTGCCTAAAGGCAAATGTATACCATCCCCCTACTCTTCCATCAATACAAGGGAGCAACACCTTCCTGCCCTCGGTCCACTGCACAGAAGGCAATCCGGGCACATATCCTCCTGGCCTATCCGTCTTCGCCTCCACCCGGCGGGCCGTTGCCACTCCAagcatgggaggactgggaggcagcacTACGCTCCATGGATCCGGCAAGACAAAAGATCGTCGCCAGCCGagctgccagcgtcatggaccttttaggcatGAACATTTGAGTGTGTTGGTGTTGTGCGGGGCCCCAGGGGCCTGGAAGGCCCGCATTCCACTGCACAATAAAGTTTTATCTTGCCCAGTAAACGCTGCGGCGCAGtgctgcgtgtctgccacaacgttgtcagcgctaatggatgcagcccacatctctcaccaCGGCCACGTACACCAAAGCGTGGTTGATGCGTCCACTGAGCCGGGgggccggttgtgcgcctttcctttcctcaaaatcatggaacgttgtcaacgctaacgccaatgaacacaatgcatGCCGACGGCCGGCGCGcatctgccacaacgttgtcaatgccaacgcatgctgcgcacatctgtcactaccgccacgtcgCTTAAAGCGGGATGGAGGTGCGCATtttcccagggggccagttatgcgcctttcctttgctttcgaagctcccgctctttcTCGGTTTCGGCGCAGCTTCACACGCCACGCGGTGAAGGTTGCTGGACGTACAATATGAGCGGTCGGCGAAACTCTCGAAACATGCTGTTGTgaatctttcgctttaaaacgggaTTCGAGAAGGAACAGCAGACAACACGTGCGCTAATAATAACACAAGCATTATTGGAGACAGACAAAAAACATTTTTATTTCCCTGTCTGCAAAATTCTGCAGTTGTTAGTTGCGCTAGTTTTGTCCGCTGTTCCTTCTCGTGTGCAGTTTTTGTGCTCAATTCACTTCACTGGTTGGGGTACagtttattttgtgttgcatcGGCAGCGCGTGGCAACGCAGAGTTTCGGAAAGCGTGCGGATATTAGTCAGCTGAAAGCCACCAGAGTAGAGTAATAACTAGGAACCTCTTCGCACCGGCTAACTGTTTATTCCGGCGCACAATAATCACCCCACGTATAGATGCCGATCAGGGCAGACAGAGACTCTTTGTACTGTCAGAAATTGTAAAATTTATTTTCCTTTCCGTTATTTATTTTCGTTTAAGTTCTTCTACATTTGGAACATCAACAGATGTAGGCATTCAAAATTGTACAAGAAGCTCTCTGGCCAGAGGAACTTAATCGTGGATCCTGCAACGAGAATTAGAAAAAGTCAGCAACATCAACACAAGAATAAAACTCCTCCCGACGCATATGTGGCGCATCTctggagctgaaaaaaaaacacccacaCAACACTAGCACCCTTTGACGCCTGCTATTCAGCGGGCGCCACTGCGAGAACACGGCAGGCTCTCCTCCCGAGACCCTGCCGATGTTCTCGAAGCTAAGAAGCGCGACCCGATGTTGCATTCACAAAGCTATACAACAGAATCACAAAAAGGTAGTTAGTTCAACTGCACTCACCGTCAAAGGGCTTAAAGACAAGAGAGGAAACAGTGCAATACTTACTTATTATCCCCGTCGGCTGAACCCCAACTGTGGAAAGAGAAGACAATGTTTACGCCTTCGACAGCGGTCCAGCGAACGCCACAAAAAAAGGGTGGAAATAATGTTCAGCTGAGCAAAACACATGCCAAAAATGAATACGAAAGCGACTGGAGTTAATGCTGAAGAAAATTTGCTGCTAAGCGAAGCCGCGTTTGCGAAAGGGGTGCCAAAACTAAAAGCATTTAGAAGATGCTCTGGAGGCTAAGACACAGCCTTGATGCATCACGAAATATCTGAGAAAATGAGCGTATAAAAGCGCATTTCAGACGGAAACTTCGACATTttgaagagaaagaaaaggatGCTGGCGTCTCCAGTAACGCTAATGCTTTTTTGATTAACTGGTACTCTTTTAAACCCTGAAACTTATGTTCTCTCAAGATTCCTTTTGCAACACGTCAGCATGAGTGTTTAAATTATGTAAGCGGAGCTTGCGGCGCATAAGTCCCCCTGTGTATGAAGACGTGTAAATTCAGTGCTCCTCATTTaaacttctttttcgtgttttcaacgtCAATTAACGCCGCAAAGCACACAGTCGTAATCTGCacttcgcctgcattgaaatgcaGATCAGGATTCTACTGTACTCTATAAGGAGCGGCAAACATTTCGCCACAGTTAGCCTCGAAATTAGCGATTGCCACACGCTGTGCCTCATGTTAGAAAGCAAACGAAAGAGAAGTCAGCAGCTTCTGGAGCATATACTGCATAGCTTTGGAAACGCTATCCTGTCTACCTGTTGAGTGATTCTAGATGGTAGTTCCCGCTTAAGGAGTGCTTGAGACGCAGCGCCCATTAAACTACTCAGCAGGGTGCTGTACAGACCTGGTTTATGTTTACTGAGTGCCATCAGTTTACTCCTGCAATATTTTACTGCCGTGTTCCAGTCACGACCAAATACGAATTAGTGCTGAAAGCGCGCCTTCGATGATAGACGACCGCCAGCAATCGTGGCTTTGTACCGGTCGGGCGCTGTTGCTTGCAGATTTTCCTTTTACAGAGGGAATCCTGATGTGTGGCTGATGATATCCGAAAGGCTTGTCAAAACAGACGATAATGTCTAATTCATGGCAGGGCTATTCTCAGAGCTGGTGTATACGGTCCTTAAAGTTCATTAGAATGTGCCAATTCGTCCTAAGTCCTGCTGAAGCGTCGCGGACATCTGCAAGGAGGAAGCAGTCCTCGGCAGTATACTCTCGTGAGTCCAGTAACCCCTGAAAGACAATGTAACCGCCCTCAGCAGCGTCGTTGCACTCCATAATCTTGTTTGTTTCATTACCTTCGCAGTTGAGAAATGAGTCTTTCCACTGACTAATATTCTCGCCATAACCACGCTTTTCTCTTGCATTGAGGCGATCAGTGTGCATAGCCCGGATTTGTGCGAGGGAACGCGACGGCAATAACTCACGGTCCTCCGAGAGCAGCGCGAAGAGGATGGCGAACAGCGTGCAGCTGATGAGGACCAGCAGGGCGCTCATGGCGATCAGCACGAACCGCTCGCGGCTGTTTGTCACGGAGCTGCAGAGGAACGCCAAGGGAACTATACAGAAGCCAGACTTGCATTCGTCGTCCACGTGGTAATCTTTGATGAGCGTTTTTTTATCTTCGCGGCAACACAGTGACGGCCTTTAGGCGAAAGTGCTCCTGAATTTCAGTGCTAAGGTGGTTTATGGTTATGGCGATTTAATATTCCAAAGCGACCTAGGCTACGAGGATGGCCGTACTGaaggagcactgacatcgcacagtacccaggcctctagaattttgcctccatcgaaattgagaTCAGCGCTAAGAGAAAGCCGGAGAGAATAGGTAGAAGCAATAGAGCAATGGAAATCACCTGCATACTTGCAACGTGTTGCAGCAGCATTTGCACAGTTTTATTCCCACGCTTTATTTTAAAGGCAAAATGACGCCTTTAAAGCGCCTTGCGCGACCTGCAATCGAAATGAGACCTTGGCGGCGGGCATCCTTCCACCTTTCTTTCAGTTACACACGAGCTCTCGAAATAAGCACCACCTGAAAGAGACACCATCTGTGGGGCTGGTGTAATTCAGGCGCCGCCGTAATGAGTACATACCGATGCGGAAGACAACGCGATAATTGTTGTTTTAGCATAACTGCCGAAATGCCATGGATATTTCTCAGGAGCGaattagccagagttctcccactcgACATGACCCATAATAGCCATGGTTTGATGATGGCACAGTCAATATCAGATGCTCActggcaactctgggcctacttagggccacgctttgccagtggctttctaatgttggcccgctgtcatgtgctacctggaTAGCGCCGTCGAGAGGGCCCACACGCCCGTCTATACCTTATCCCTAACCCCTGCTCTTACCCATTGTCATATGACAAATAAATGTTTGTTGCTCATCCTTCACTTTTGAAGGAGGCTGCTATTCGTGCTACGTTTCGGTTAGAAATTTTTTTTGGCTACAGTGGAACTGAAACCGGCCTATTTACAATAGCCAGTCGACATTGGTTGCCATTAACTGCCCTGCAAACGAACACAAGTACCACCCTGCACGTTGAACTGGTCCTGAGGCTAATATGATCGTTTCTTTATGGTGAGTGTCAAGCAGGGGCAGCAAGCTGCAACCAGTGGAATGCAAGCAGACCAGGAcagaaaagttaaaaaaaagctGAGGCATGCTCTAGGATAAAGCTAGCAGACTACCAGTTCTCGTCTCGCGTACTCTACGCTCTGGCCAGAAATCGCACCTAGATACTTTAAGCACTCCCAAAATGAGAAATAAATGTGTCAAAGAATCGAGCCATTAAAGTGTATCCTCGGCACGTTTCCCTGAGCGGCAGTGACTCGAAACTTGCTAGAAGAGGTCACCGAGAATATATACTTTAGTGAGTTGCTTATGCCCATGTGTGAAGTGCGCATTTTATTTGTTGCGATAAAATTACACCACTAAGAGCAGCATAAGCTTCACTTCGCTACTTTCATGCCAAATTCTTATCTGGCAAATTTACCGCCGTCAGCCGATGGTAAGCTGTAAACAGGCATGACGCAAATGACTCACAGCTGTTCGAACTCTCGCAGTCAACGTTTACTCTCCTGAGGATAAGTTCACGTGGTTTACATGAATTCAACGTAACGCAGTCTTAAACCGCTCTTAAAAGAAGGTAAAGCACAACAAATGAAGAGTCCACATAGTTCATGTTCAGCGATATGGGGCGCACAACTCACGTGGTTTCTCTCGTAATAACCTGGACGTTCCTCCTGAAAAACCAAAAGGACAAATTGAACCTCTTATGTCATCCATCGTTGTGGTATTCGCTACCTACCTGCACAAGAATTTGTCTACACGAGCGAAATCTATGCGTGTGCGCTGACTTGTGCTCATAGAAGGCTTTTCCTCGCGCCAACGTTGGAATACTAGCAGGTATTAGACGGCAACATagtgccaccttttttttttaaatctcgtTGCAGGAGAAGTCAAGGTGCACGAAGAATATGTTCAGCGGGACGTAAAGCAGAGTGTTGTAACAACTTCTCGGCATATGGTGCTATCGCGCCGATAATAGTTTTAGTAGAGCATAGCGGCCACTACTTAATTGGCATCGAAATTAAAGCTGTCCATTGTAAGTGGATAGAACAATATTTGCATGGCTGGCGGAAATTTATAGGCAATGAGCTCAACTGCAACAGTGGCACGAAAGACACTCTCCTCATTGTTATCATCAGCCGAGCTGCTTCCACTTCAACACAAATGCCTCTTCCAGTGAACTCCACTCAACCCTGCACTGCACCGCTGTTACGCTTTAATTATGttgaatccactccattaccacAACGGACCATCGGTTCTCCGAAGATTCCAATATTGGAAGACTACAGGAAGACCTCCAAGCCGCTGAAAATACGACACGCCCAGATGAGCACGGCACAGGTTCCAGTTTGTGTCGTTTAGTGCGCCTGCCTATTTCTGtccggtttttattttttctggatACTGTGACACTTGCGATACGAATGACAATGCTCGTACTTTCAAAGGAAGCCACGTCCACGGATGACCATGCAGTGATGTCATTGCCTACATGGGCGACTCACAAGTATCCGCTGGGGCTGACGGTGTCGCTGGGGGAGAGGGGCGATTCCTCCTCGGGTAAGCGGTACGTGACCACCGTCCCGGCGGCGGCCATGGCTACCCGGCCTCTTGCCCTCCTCCTGCTGATGCCCCTCGCTCAGTGCGGCCCTGCGAAAACCGATGCAGAGGGTAACGGACGAGAGCAATTAAGTTATCCACCAACGCCCGCGTACCTGCGTacatttaaggcgaaagcttttaatggctcatactagcggccatggatctgtccggcATCCGCTACATCCAGCAACTAAACCCTCACTTGTCTCATCAGTGCGCACATGATTTGTGCGTCCTCAGAAACTGTCCGCCTCACCTGTTCATCAAATGACGTCATCGGCGCTGTGAATAAAAGGAAACCGGGGtctaggccgggaatcgaaccaggccCTTTGGAGTTAGAGATGGAGACGCTTCAACTCCGCCGCGACGGCAATTTACGGCGACAGCAAGGCTTTCGCCTTCACGCGCGTAAGGTGACTTAAGTGCTGCCCTCATTGTTTAGACAATGCTTCTCAGTATCTTGCCTTCACCGGAAGCAGATTTAGGAACTTTCTGACGTCGGCACCCCGTAGACAACAGAACGTGCAGGAGGAAATCTTCAAGCGAGCAGTCAGCGGTAACTTTGCTAAAGCGTTCTCTTAGCTGTTCAGGCGGCCTTCAAACAACGCATAAAACTGCCTAAGTAAGAAAACACTATTTTTACGCGATAGTGTTAAGGAGCACGCGTCTCAGAAGATCGGAAGTCGCCGGCGTCGTTGACCGCGGTCGAAAAATCAACGAAAAATCTGCCGAGAAGcaacataggaggcaggtggaccacctgggTGACGTGTCCTTGTGGCGTCACaatacaacctgcccaccggaataTGAGCAAAGTGCACACCGTGTCAGTTAAAtcaatgattagtcgcgagaggctGCACGGGAAGAGGAACCTGGTTCGCGCAGGTCACGCCACTgtcaacacctgccatcgcaggacagtggcgcatagcTGAATCGCAGCGTTACTTCACCAATTTTAAActtgaaattgttttttgaggaaaggaaatggcgtagtatccgtctcacatctcggccgaaaCCTGAACCTCGCTgttaagggaaaggataaaggaaggagtgaaagaagaaaggaagaaaatggtgcagtagtGAAGTCTcaggaatattttcgaccacctgggaatctttaccgtgcactgaaatcgcaccgCCAGGGATCccacgaggactcccagggatctatgaatttgAAATTGAAAAAGATCAGCTCTGGATATATGCGCATTAACTCATTAAGGCTATCTCTTCATACCCCTAAGGTGGAGATTAACTATCCCCTCCAAATTTTAGTGCGAAGGCAATTCTAGCCGCACTGCTCGGGTTTtaacggtgtgtgtgtgtgtgtgtgtgtgcgtgtgtgtgtgtgtgtgtgtgtgtgtgtgtgtgtgtgtgcgtgcgtgcgtgcgtgcgcgtgtgtgtgtgtgtgtgtgtgtgtgagagagagagagagagagatcggaggccgacagcgggaacagacgagcccggcaggcgccatcgaactatgtttgacccaaaggtgctgtcgtcctgagaagaggatttggaacggctcctggcgactgtgagctgtgacgaaaggcctctcatccggtcgtccggagtatggaatgcggcattgctcctaAACTGctccctcacgtggaccggcagaaagacgcgaacaaaggcgccgaacccgcctcgctcgcttgcacgtgcggccagacaaagcgggggcggacacggctgttTCATCTTACCCTCGGGAATGCCCGggggcgtcaggacgcatctttacacggagaggatcaccgcctgctaagccaactaccttgtgcacatgatcaacccgtcgggaaacacattccaggacgcctttttcccacggagggggtcactgCCTGCTAAGCCTACGACCTTGcgaacctgctcaaccggtcggaaacaattccaggacctcaaggcgccaggattccttgtcgcctgtgcacgtgtttgtgggggcggagcggtcacggggttagggaagagactatgaagagtgtcttcccattggacgcttgatcagccaccggtttccctagctaggtgcctagggaatatccactgtatttaagccgcgatttggctggtttcacggcactccatctctgacttttggtctccctgcttctgttgtaaatatgtaaataaaccttcaagttttccgaccttcctgaaggcttccctcctcgtctgcagagttcatcgtcatgcggtgaagacttcggtcccgatacccaagcatatcaaatggttggcagcggtgggatggtctgcgcctggtcctgactctggtatggtaagagcgcggtctttctcttggagcattgccaggttttacaactttggaagattgttagcctaggtaatcgaaggttggtataagaggcagccggggctcctctgaccacgtgagtagagacttgccgttgcataaatagtcatggactggaagaagctgcgcaaaccagacctagttctcgtatgcggggaattgggcattgattgtgggtcgatccgtagaaaacctgaattgattagggcaattgaggattccggtgcggacgaggaggagatagtagaatattgggagctaattaaggaggagttggagaaggaaagggaacaaaagaagcgataggatgaacaaaagaagcgagaggatgaagaaaaaaggaagcgagaagagaaagaaagaaagcgcgaagagcaggaaagggagcacgaaaggaagcgcgaacagcaggaaagggagcacgaaaggaagcgcgaagagcacgagaggaagcgcgaagagcatgaaagagagatcgagaaaaaacggctcgatctacagatagctcaggctgcacaggcagaacgcactaggctagaggtgccgaacacagtggcaagccaggcagcattaaaaataaaaataaagcacctcttgcaaccgtacaaactcggagaggacgtagggttctttctcgtgaactttgagcgggcatgtgaaagttgcgagttcccgaccgagtcttggccgcagaaacttctgactattcttccatgtgaggcggcccaagtactcgctcgtctggcaaaaaagaggcggcagacta
Protein-coding sequences here:
- the LOC144119203 gene encoding uncharacterized protein LOC144119203; translated protein: MAAAGTVVTYRLPEEESPLSPSDTVSPSGYLRNVQVITRETTSVTNSRERFVLIAMSALLVLISCTLFAILFALLSEDLGVQPTGIIRSTIKFLWPESFLYNFECLHLLMFQM